From the genome of Streptomyces sp. JH34:
TGACCGGTGTGGAGTGGGCCGTCAACTCCTCGGCGGACCTCCAGCTCTGGGAGCTCGCGCGCGGCGAGTCCTGACGCGGCATCTCCGGAAGAGGACCGGCGCGGTCCGGGGCCACACGCCCCGGGCCGCGCCGGTCCCGCGTCCAGCCCCGTCTCACTGGGCGCCGGGACGCACCAGCCCGCTCTCGTACGCGTACACCGCGGCCTGTACGCGGTCGCGCAGACCCAGCTTCGTCAGCACGTGCCCCACATGTGTCTTGACCGTCGTCTCGCTCACGAAGAGATCGGCCGCGATCTCCGCGTTGGACAGACCGCGCGCCACCAGCTTCAGCACCTCCACCTCACGCTCGGTGAGGGTGTGCAGGGCGTCGGGGACGGGCTCCTCGCCCGAGGGCAGATGGTCGGCGTACTTGTCGAGGAGCCGGCGCGTGATGCTGGGGGCCAGCATCGCCTCTCCGGCCGCCACCACCCTGATGGCCTGCACCAGCTCGACGGCGGGCGCGTCCTTCAGCAGGAAGCCGCTGGCACCGGCGCGCAGCGCCTCCACGACGTACTCGTCGAGGTCGAACGTCGTCAGCACCAGGACCTTCGCCGGGCCGTCCCGCCCGGGACCGGTGATCTGGCGGGTCGCCTCGACCCCGTCCATCCGCGGCATCCGGATGTCCATGAGTACGACATCGGGCTGCAGCGCCCGCACCTGATCGATGGCCTGCAGACCGTCACCGGCCTCACCGACCACCGCGATGTCGCCCTCCGCCTCCAGAATCATCCGGAAGCCGGTGCGCAGCAGTGGTTGATCATCGACGAGCAGGACGCGGATAGCCACGTAATCTCCTTAAGGGCCTTCGAGGGCCACCGGCCGACCGGCCTCGGCCGGCTCCATTCTGCCCTGCACAGCCTCCACGGATCCGGCCGGGCGTACGGTCAGCGGATAGACCGGGGGAGTCCCGCCGAACTCGGGACAGACCGCCCGGTGGTCGCACCAGCCGCACAGCTTCGTCGGCCGCGGCCGCCACTCGCCCGTCTCGGTGGCCAGCCGGATCGCCTCCCACAGCGCGAGCAGCTTGCGCTCCACCCGCTCGAGGTCGGCCGGGACGGGGTCGTACGTCAGCACGTCACCGCTGCCCAGGTAGACGAGCTGGAGCCGGCGCGGCACCACGTTCTTGAGACGCCACACCACCAGGGCGTAGAACTTCATCTGGAACAGGGCGCCCTCCGCGTACTCCGGCCGCGGCGCCTTGCCCGTCTTGTAGTCGACGATGCGGACATCGCCCGTCGGGGCGACGTCGACACGGTCGATCACCCCGCGCAGCCGGAGCCCCGAATCCAGCTCCGTCTCGACGAACAGCTCCCGCTCGGCCGGCTCCAGACGTGTCGGGTCCTCCAGGGAGAACCACCGCTCCACGAGCCGCTCCGCCTCGCCCAGCCAGCCCGCGAGCCGCTCTCCCGCGGGATCCCCCTCGAACAGCTCCGTCAGCTCGGGCTTCGACTCCAGGAGCCGGTCCCACTGGCCGGGGATCAGAGCCTTGGCCCTCGGGGCCGTCCGGTCGGCC
Proteins encoded in this window:
- a CDS encoding response regulator transcription factor, with the translated sequence MAIRVLLVDDQPLLRTGFRMILEAEGDIAVVGEAGDGLQAIDQVRALQPDVVLMDIRMPRMDGVEATRQITGPGRDGPAKVLVLTTFDLDEYVVEALRAGASGFLLKDAPAVELVQAIRVVAAGEAMLAPSITRRLLDKYADHLPSGEEPVPDALHTLTEREVEVLKLVARGLSNAEIAADLFVSETTVKTHVGHVLTKLGLRDRVQAAVYAYESGLVRPGAQ
- a CDS encoding PD-(D/E)XK nuclease family protein; translated protein: MQCPLLYRFRVIDKLPEKPSEAATRGTLVHAVLERLFDAPAADRTAPRAKALIPGQWDRLLESKPELTELFEGDPAGERLAGWLGEAERLVERWFSLEDPTRLEPAERELFVETELDSGLRLRGVIDRVDVAPTGDVRIVDYKTGKAPRPEYAEGALFQMKFYALVVWRLKNVVPRRLQLVYLGSGDVLTYDPVPADLERVERKLLALWEAIRLATETGEWRPRPTKLCGWCDHRAVCPEFGGTPPVYPLTVRPAGSVEAVQGRMEPAEAGRPVALEGP